In Bacillus sp. SB49, a single window of DNA contains:
- a CDS encoding ABC transporter ATP-binding protein, protein MTEPVMQLKNLKKTIGKKPIIKGLDFDIYGGEVFGFLGPNGAGKTTTIRMMVGLIGMTEGDVIIKGHSVRNDFKDAIRHVGGIVENPEMYPFMSGWKNLLHYSRMIPGVTKERIEEVVRLVGLEGRMKDKVGKYSLGMRQRLGIAQALLHNPSVLILDEPTNGLDPSGIREIRAYIRRLAEEEGVAVIVSSHILSEMEMMCDRIGIIKNGELISIQTVNEALQQTDKKEVSIEAEPLEEAKAALDELTDTKTVLAKEQLTLTIEKEDIPRVIAGLVAKNINIYSVNVNRSTLEDKFLDLIGEGKIE, encoded by the coding sequence TTGACGGAACCCGTAATGCAGTTAAAGAATTTGAAGAAAACGATAGGGAAGAAGCCGATTATTAAAGGACTGGACTTTGATATATACGGTGGGGAAGTATTTGGTTTCCTTGGTCCTAACGGTGCAGGGAAAACGACCACCATCCGAATGATGGTCGGTTTGATCGGGATGACGGAAGGAGACGTCATCATTAAAGGGCACAGCGTCCGTAACGATTTCAAAGATGCGATCCGTCACGTCGGTGGTATCGTGGAGAATCCGGAAATGTATCCGTTTATGAGCGGTTGGAAGAACCTGCTTCACTATTCAAGAATGATTCCGGGTGTTACGAAGGAACGGATCGAAGAAGTGGTCCGCCTTGTCGGTTTGGAAGGTCGGATGAAGGATAAGGTAGGGAAATATTCTCTAGGGATGCGACAACGCTTAGGAATTGCACAAGCTCTCTTACATAATCCTTCTGTCCTGATCCTCGATGAACCGACAAATGGATTGGATCCTAGTGGTATTCGGGAGATCCGAGCTTATATCCGTCGTCTAGCCGAAGAGGAAGGTGTAGCGGTAATCGTATCGAGTCACATCCTTTCTGAAATGGAAATGATGTGTGATCGAATCGGCATCATAAAGAATGGAGAGCTCATTTCCATTCAGACCGTTAATGAAGCTTTGCAGCAGACGGATAAGAAGGAAGTATCGATCGAGGCGGAGCCGTTGGAAGAAGCAAAGGCGGCTTTGGATGAACTGACCGATACGAAGACGGTACTCGCTAAAGAACAGCTTACCCTTACGATTGAGAAAGAGGACATCCCGCGCGTTATTGCCGGTCTTGTAGCGAAGAATATCAACATCTACAGTGTGAACGTGAATCGTTCGACGCTTGAGGATAAATTCCTTGATTTGATTGGAGAGGGAAAGATTGAATAA
- a CDS encoding ABC transporter permease, which translates to MNNFIQLVKNEQMKLYAQKATWIMLIVLGVLVIAFGALLKVDESFTGGDAPTGDNWKEELQEQNAQLTGETESGQAPEIKYPNYYDVEENQYRIDNDIKPVEYNVWSFVQENRGLVSVVSLLTIIVAAGITANEFRWGTIKLLLIRPISRAKILLSKYVSVLIFALTALVVLYVLSFLLGTVLFGFGDPSQAYVFSQGGEMQSAEIFSHTLKQYLLSSVNLLIMATFAFMISAVFRNSALAIGVAIFLMMAGNMIIVFLADKDWAKYILFANTDLTVYLEGTPMLEGLTAGFSVAVLAVYYIIFIVLAWTFFTKRDVAGA; encoded by the coding sequence TTGAATAATTTTATACAGTTAGTTAAAAATGAACAAATGAAGTTATATGCCCAGAAAGCGACATGGATCATGCTTATCGTTTTAGGTGTGCTTGTCATAGCGTTCGGCGCGCTGCTTAAAGTGGACGAGTCATTCACAGGTGGAGATGCGCCGACAGGAGACAACTGGAAAGAAGAACTTCAGGAGCAGAACGCGCAGTTGACAGGGGAGACAGAGAGCGGCCAGGCTCCGGAAATCAAGTATCCTAATTATTATGATGTAGAAGAGAACCAGTACCGCATTGATAATGATATTAAACCGGTGGAATACAATGTCTGGTCCTTCGTTCAGGAGAATCGCGGTCTTGTTTCTGTAGTAAGCTTATTGACGATTATTGTAGCGGCAGGAATCACAGCCAACGAATTCCGGTGGGGAACGATCAAGCTGCTGTTGATCCGTCCGATCTCCAGAGCAAAGATACTGTTGTCTAAATATGTATCGGTATTGATTTTCGCTCTTACTGCACTCGTAGTTTTATACGTTCTTTCCTTCTTGTTAGGGACGGTATTGTTCGGCTTCGGAGATCCTTCACAGGCGTATGTCTTCAGCCAAGGTGGAGAAATGCAGTCTGCGGAAATATTCTCCCATACACTTAAGCAGTACTTATTAAGTTCTGTTAACCTGCTTATTATGGCAACGTTTGCCTTTATGATATCTGCTGTCTTCCGTAACAGTGCGCTGGCCATTGGTGTAGCAATCTTCTTGATGATGGCTGGAAATATGATCATTGTTTTCCTTGCAGACAAAGATTGGGCGAAGTATATTCTGTTTGCCAACACGGATTTGACGGTATATTTAGAGGGCACACCTATGTTGGAAGGTTTGACAGCAGGCTTTTCCGTTGCTGTACTGGCCGTATATTACATCATATTCATCGTGCTCGCTTGGACATTCTTTACGAAGAGGGATGTTGCTGGAGCCTGA
- a CDS encoding DUF4064 domain-containing protein, translated as MNVKRTVEIVLTVIGMVLFGIPLFVSTVVMGGIDDPGVREGVENFINSSEFQAQPGAEDFTSGQLLTMFESLGQFVLIASIIGLAVGILALIFLIGNKKPKAAGIMLIVSAIVLTLATLFLGIFGGAAYLVAGIVALVRKSRKPLDGTVT; from the coding sequence ATGAATGTGAAGCGAACGGTTGAAATCGTATTGACGGTCATTGGTATGGTTCTTTTCGGAATCCCTCTGTTTGTCAGTACTGTGGTCATGGGTGGAATAGATGATCCCGGAGTAAGAGAAGGCGTGGAGAATTTCATAAATTCCTCCGAATTCCAAGCACAGCCTGGGGCCGAGGATTTTACGTCGGGGCAGCTGTTGACGATGTTCGAGTCACTTGGTCAATTTGTCCTGATTGCTTCCATCATCGGTCTGGCAGTGGGAATCCTTGCTCTGATCTTCCTTATCGGTAACAAGAAGCCGAAAGCGGCAGGGATCATGCTGATCGTTTCCGCGATCGTTCTGACATTAGCGACGTTGTTCCTTGGAATTTTCGGAGGCGCTGCTTATCTGGTAGCTGGAATCGTAGCTCTTGTCAGAAAGTCGAGGAAGCCTTTGGATGGTACAGTGACCTGA